In a genomic window of Variovorax paradoxus:
- a CDS encoding DctP family TRAP transporter solute-binding subunit, translating into MKFRRTLLGLAMAATALAFTTGAMAQAAYKAEYKMSLVLGPPTPWGQAGKIWADLVKERTQGRINIKLYPGVSLIQGDQTREFSALRQGVIDMAVGSTINWSPQVKQLNLFSMPFLMPDYAAIDALTQGEVGQEIFKTLDKAGVVPLAWGENGFREITNSKRPIKTPADVKGMKIRVVGSPIYSDMLTALGANPTQMSWADAQPALASGAVDGQENPLFLFTVLKMHTVGQKFVTTWGYVADPLVFVVNKEIWASWTPADQAIVRQAAIDAGKEEIVIARKGLVEADKPVLKDIAAMGVTVTSLTPAERDAFVKATRPVYEKWKPTVGADLVTRAEKAIAARKK; encoded by the coding sequence ATGAAATTCCGCCGCACTCTGCTGGGCCTCGCGATGGCCGCCACCGCTCTAGCATTCACGACCGGCGCCATGGCGCAGGCCGCCTACAAGGCCGAGTACAAGATGTCGCTGGTGCTGGGCCCGCCCACGCCCTGGGGCCAGGCCGGAAAGATCTGGGCCGACCTCGTGAAGGAGCGCACCCAGGGCCGCATCAACATCAAGCTGTACCCGGGCGTGTCGCTCATTCAAGGCGACCAGACGCGCGAGTTCAGCGCGCTGCGCCAGGGCGTGATCGACATGGCCGTGGGCTCGACCATCAACTGGTCGCCGCAGGTCAAGCAGCTCAACCTGTTCTCGATGCCCTTCCTGATGCCCGACTACGCGGCCATCGACGCCCTCACGCAGGGCGAGGTCGGCCAGGAGATCTTCAAGACCCTCGACAAGGCGGGCGTGGTACCGCTGGCCTGGGGCGAGAACGGCTTCCGCGAGATCACCAACTCGAAGCGGCCGATCAAGACGCCGGCCGACGTCAAGGGCATGAAGATCCGCGTCGTCGGCTCGCCGATCTACTCCGACATGCTGACCGCGCTGGGTGCCAATCCCACGCAGATGAGCTGGGCCGATGCGCAGCCCGCGCTCGCCAGCGGCGCCGTCGACGGCCAGGAGAACCCGCTGTTCCTGTTCACCGTGCTCAAGATGCACACCGTGGGCCAGAAGTTCGTGACCACCTGGGGCTATGTGGCCGACCCGCTGGTGTTCGTGGTCAACAAGGAGATCTGGGCCTCGTGGACGCCGGCCGACCAGGCGATCGTGCGCCAGGCCGCGATCGACGCCGGCAAGGAAGAAATCGTCATCGCGCGCAAGGGCCTGGTGGAAGCCGACAAGCCCGTGCTCAAGGACATCGCGGCCATGGGCGTGACGGTCACCAGCCTCACGCCCGCTGAACGCGACGCCTTCGTGAAGGCCACGCGTCCGGTGTACGAGAAGTGGAAGCCGACGGTGGGTGCCGACCTCGTGACGCGCGCCGAGAAGGCGATCGCGGCGCGCAAGAAGTAA
- a CDS encoding TRAP transporter large permease, which translates to MIATLLFVAFLLMMLVGVPIGAALGLAGAACIALANTDAQWFGLLAVPQNFYAGLGKYPLLAIPMFVLVGSIFDRSGVALRLVNFAIAIVGRGSGMLPLVAIAVAMFLGGISGSGPANAAAVGAVMIAAMSRAGYPAAYSASVVGAAAATDILIPPSVAFIVYSVLVPGASVPALFAAGMVPGVLAGLALMIPAVWLARKHKMGALESTLPRPPFWKSFREATWGLAAPVLILGGMRAGWFTPTEAAVVAVFYGLFVGMCIHRTIKVRDLFVILRESGELSAVILLVVSLAGIFAYSLSTLGVIDPVTRAIVNSGLGEYGVLALLILLLITVGMFLDGVSIFLIFVPLLLPIVQYYKWDPVWFGVILTLKVALGQFTPPLAVNLMVSCRIAKVRMEETVRWVGWMLFSMFVVMVLVIAFPELALWLPRKLGY; encoded by the coding sequence ATGATCGCCACGCTCCTGTTCGTCGCCTTCCTGCTGATGATGCTGGTGGGCGTGCCCATCGGCGCGGCGCTCGGCCTCGCCGGCGCGGCCTGCATCGCGCTCGCCAACACCGACGCCCAGTGGTTCGGCCTGCTCGCGGTGCCGCAGAACTTCTACGCCGGCCTCGGCAAGTACCCGCTGCTCGCCATTCCGATGTTCGTGCTGGTCGGCTCGATCTTCGACCGCTCGGGCGTCGCGCTGCGGCTGGTGAACTTCGCCATCGCCATCGTGGGCCGCGGCTCGGGCATGCTGCCGCTGGTGGCGATCGCGGTCGCGATGTTCCTCGGCGGCATCTCGGGCTCGGGCCCGGCCAATGCCGCCGCGGTGGGCGCGGTGATGATCGCCGCGATGTCGCGCGCCGGCTATCCGGCCGCCTACTCGGCCAGCGTGGTCGGCGCCGCCGCGGCCACCGACATCCTGATCCCGCCCTCGGTGGCCTTCATCGTCTACTCGGTGCTGGTGCCCGGCGCCTCGGTGCCGGCGCTGTTCGCCGCCGGCATGGTGCCCGGCGTGCTGGCCGGCCTGGCGCTGATGATTCCGGCCGTGTGGCTGGCGCGCAAGCACAAGATGGGCGCGCTCGAATCCACCCTGCCGCGCCCGCCGTTCTGGAAGAGCTTCCGCGAAGCCACCTGGGGCCTGGCGGCGCCGGTGCTGATCCTCGGCGGCATGCGCGCGGGCTGGTTCACGCCCACCGAGGCGGCCGTGGTCGCCGTGTTCTACGGCCTCTTCGTCGGCATGTGCATCCACCGCACCATCAAGGTCCGCGACCTGTTCGTCATCCTGCGCGAATCGGGCGAACTGTCGGCGGTGATCCTGCTGGTGGTCTCGCTCGCGGGCATCTTCGCCTACTCGCTGTCGACGCTCGGCGTGATCGATCCGGTGACGCGCGCCATCGTCAACTCGGGCCTGGGCGAATACGGCGTGCTCGCGCTGCTGATCCTGCTGCTCATCACGGTCGGCATGTTCCTCGACGGTGTCTCGATCTTCCTGATCTTCGTGCCGCTCTTGCTGCCGATCGTTCAGTACTACAAGTGGGACCCGGTCTGGTTCGGCGTGATCCTCACGCTCAAGGTCGCGCTCGGCCAGTTCACGCCGCCGCTGGCCGTCAACCTGATGGTGTCGTGCCGCATCGCCAAGGTGCGCATGGAGGAGACCGTGCGCTGGGTCGGCTGGATGCTGTTCTCGATGTTCGTGGTGATGGTGCTGGTGATCGCCTTCCCCGAACTCGCGCTGTGGCTGCCCAGGAAGCTGGGGTATTGA
- a CDS encoding TRAP transporter small permease, which translates to MTTPPESGPTLDAASPLPPDIEAADEPTKVPLGIEDWLTVLIMGALALITFANVLVRYFTDSSFAWTEEFSVFLMIMLALVAGSAAVARDRHIRIEYFAESGSMARRRRLAQFGALMIAALFGLIAALSVRMVWDDYRFEETSPGIGVPAWWYSIWLPIVSLAIALRAIGLFVRRGRKHKNNDQQDAAE; encoded by the coding sequence ATGACCACTCCTCCTGAGTCCGGCCCCACGCTGGACGCCGCCAGCCCCCTCCCCCCCGACATCGAAGCCGCCGACGAGCCCACCAAGGTGCCCCTGGGCATCGAGGACTGGCTCACCGTGCTCATCATGGGCGCGCTCGCGCTCATCACCTTCGCCAACGTCCTGGTGCGCTACTTCACCGACTCCTCCTTCGCCTGGACCGAGGAGTTCTCCGTGTTCCTGATGATCATGCTGGCGCTGGTCGCCGGCTCGGCCGCGGTCGCGCGCGACCGCCACATCCGCATCGAGTACTTCGCCGAGAGCGGCTCGATGGCCCGGCGCCGCCGGCTGGCGCAGTTCGGCGCGCTGATGATCGCCGCGCTGTTCGGCCTGATCGCCGCGCTCAGCGTGCGCATGGTCTGGGACGACTACCGCTTCGAGGAGACCTCGCCGGGCATCGGGGTGCCGGCCTGGTGGTATTCGATCTGGCTGCCGATCGTGTCGCTGGCCATCGCGCTGCGCGCCATCGGGCTGTTCGTGCGGCGCGGCCGCAAGCACAAGAACAACGACCAGCAGGACGCCGCCGAATGA
- a CDS encoding ATP-dependent endonuclease: protein MHIETIWIRNFRRIKDTRIDLAPDISLFVGANNSGKTSAAHALQLFTSASRDRFSLHDFSSECWDAINAYGEGAEGSELPTISIDIWFTVNPADLHRVVDLLPSLAWQGNQVGIRVELAPTDPVALRSAFQEARTRARRARVQQEAPDGQVAQVVAGYDPQPRTLSDYLADVAGDRVRRDFELRYYVLDRAKFDDVLQPVEGYTPLRLMPDKGRSGKDVLTSLVKVDFLHAQRHLSDANGGARSEDLSRCLSRFYERNLEKHEEDHDARHALAQSESLLNEHLERVFGPTLERLAHLGYPGVNNPRLLIKTALNPATILSSHEGARVHYAVGAVGAELSATLPDRYNGLGFKNLIYMVVELLDVHARWLDIEENRPPLHLIFIEEPEAHLHAQLQQVFIRKVLDILTVPDGDAPYCTSQLVVSTHSPHVLFERGFRPIRYFRRTADRGVQRSQVLSMAKFYETANDPADPADRTRDFLERYLRLTHCDIFFADAAILVEGNVERLLMPQMIAKVAPRLQSNYVSILEIGGAFGHRFKGLIEFLGLTSLIVTDIDSVLPPVADVAGDEAVLHDEDDADADPDADEDAEEAAAARRGRQACMVHENGALTSNQTLVKWLPACSTIAELLAATPEQRTQARAAPGGAHVRVSYQTQVDVSWRGMTEVRVGRTLEEAFALQNLAWCQDVDRKDLGLRIKGCNKLGVGELAESLYRKVKKASFHKTDFALALLAQDPAAWTVPHYIQDGLRWLEEQVAPPPPAAALVQLPDVAV from the coding sequence ATGCACATAGAGACCATCTGGATTCGCAACTTTCGGCGCATCAAGGACACTCGCATCGATCTTGCACCCGACATATCGCTCTTTGTCGGCGCCAACAACAGTGGAAAGACTTCTGCCGCGCACGCCCTGCAGCTGTTCACCTCCGCGTCTAGAGATAGGTTCTCGCTTCACGACTTCAGCTCGGAATGCTGGGACGCCATCAATGCCTACGGTGAGGGCGCCGAGGGCAGCGAGCTTCCGACCATCTCCATCGATATCTGGTTCACCGTGAATCCGGCGGACCTGCACCGCGTAGTGGATCTCCTGCCCAGCCTCGCTTGGCAGGGCAACCAAGTAGGGATCCGTGTCGAGCTAGCCCCGACGGATCCGGTAGCGTTGAGGTCCGCGTTCCAGGAGGCTCGCACGAGGGCCCGGCGCGCACGCGTGCAGCAAGAGGCACCGGACGGCCAAGTTGCTCAGGTCGTGGCCGGATATGACCCGCAGCCGCGCACGCTCAGTGATTACCTAGCGGATGTCGCTGGCGACCGCGTCCGGCGGGACTTCGAGCTGCGCTACTACGTCCTCGACCGCGCTAAGTTCGACGATGTCCTGCAACCGGTCGAGGGGTATACCCCCCTGCGCTTGATGCCCGACAAGGGCCGCAGTGGCAAGGATGTTCTGACGAGCCTCGTTAAGGTGGACTTCCTCCATGCGCAGCGTCATCTGTCAGATGCCAATGGTGGAGCCCGGTCTGAGGACCTATCGCGCTGCCTAAGTCGCTTCTACGAGAGAAACCTCGAGAAACACGAAGAGGACCACGACGCCAGGCATGCGCTCGCACAGTCGGAGTCCTTGCTGAACGAGCATCTTGAGCGCGTCTTCGGCCCGACGCTCGAACGTTTGGCGCACCTCGGCTACCCAGGTGTCAACAATCCGCGCCTCCTGATCAAGACGGCCCTTAACCCGGCCACGATCCTCAGCAGCCATGAAGGTGCGCGTGTCCACTACGCGGTGGGAGCTGTGGGCGCGGAGTTGTCTGCGACCCTGCCGGACCGTTATAACGGCCTTGGCTTCAAGAACCTCATCTACATGGTCGTTGAGCTGCTGGATGTACACGCCAGATGGCTTGACATCGAGGAGAACCGACCGCCGTTGCATCTCATCTTCATCGAGGAGCCGGAAGCGCACTTGCATGCCCAGTTGCAGCAGGTGTTCATCCGCAAGGTCTTGGACATCTTGACGGTCCCCGATGGGGACGCGCCGTACTGCACTAGCCAACTCGTCGTTTCGACGCATTCGCCGCATGTACTGTTTGAACGCGGATTCCGGCCCATTCGTTATTTCCGTCGCACGGCGGACAGGGGCGTGCAGCGTTCCCAAGTGCTCAGCATGGCCAAGTTCTACGAGACGGCCAACGATCCGGCGGATCCCGCCGACCGCACCAGGGATTTTCTGGAGCGGTACTTGAGGCTCACGCACTGCGACATCTTCTTCGCCGACGCCGCCATCCTAGTGGAGGGGAACGTCGAGCGGCTGCTGATGCCGCAGATGATCGCCAAGGTTGCGCCGCGCTTGCAGTCCAATTACGTCAGCATTTTGGAGATCGGCGGGGCGTTCGGGCATCGCTTCAAGGGACTGATTGAGTTCCTCGGCTTAACTTCCCTGATCGTGACGGACATTGACAGTGTTTTGCCACCAGTCGCCGATGTGGCTGGTGACGAAGCGGTGCTGCACGACGAGGACGACGCCGACGCGGATCCGGATGCCGACGAAGATGCCGAGGAGGCGGCTGCGGCGCGGCGCGGGCGTCAGGCTTGCATGGTCCACGAGAACGGGGCACTCACGTCGAACCAGACGCTGGTCAAGTGGCTTCCCGCATGCAGCACCATTGCCGAGTTGCTGGCGGCCACACCAGAACAACGCACCCAAGCACGAGCAGCGCCGGGCGGCGCGCATGTGCGGGTTTCGTACCAGACGCAGGTGGACGTGAGTTGGCGCGGCATGACGGAGGTCAGAGTAGGTCGAACTCTGGAGGAGGCGTTCGCGCTGCAGAACCTCGCTTGGTGCCAGGATGTCGATCGCAAGGATCTTGGTCTACGCATCAAGGGCTGCAACAAGCTGGGCGTCGGGGAACTGGCCGAGAGCCTGTACCGCAAGGTCAAGAAGGCGAGCTTTCACAAGACCGACTTTGCGTTGGCGCTACTGGCACAGGATCCGGCAGCGTGGACGGTACCGCACTACATCCAAGACGGACTGCGCTGGCTTGAGGAACAGGTCGCTCCACCTCCGCCGGCCGCGGCACTCGTACAACTCCCGGACGTTGCAGTATGA
- a CDS encoding ATP-dependent helicase: MTRRVGQPDTQADLELRACLDERPQRSFVMVAGAGSGKTTSLVKALAHIAQTRRRDLHTRGQRIACITYTEIAVNEIWGDVGNDPLFHVSTIHSFLWTVVRPFQINLKAWVIARVQEKINEAQAHHDRPRTRQATRERLVADIARYHQQLLDLEQRAHFSYGAGSDLGRGVLGHSDVITAAVDLIDQSQLLRDVVASRYPVVFIDESQDTRPEIVAAFRSIAETTPVQFCLGFFGDPMQKIYTDGAGAIEVPEGWRLIAKPENFRCPQRVLRVVNAVRHPGDGLVQTRGRMAWADDVLVPVEGSARVFLLAADQLRSAKLGKVREWLRRTNQDDHWVSEDRAADVRVLVVVHRMAATRLGFPNLYSALNDNAPSSIKEGLKDGSSWPLRVFLTYLVPLAMAVDEDRAFDVMSLLRGQCPLLAPARLGGEGANVTLATLQASTNELARRMRSNDTSLRDILLFAAEAEMLQLDEAWSRHLAAEGGEAIDGEDPEAVSVSAFLDCRVAELKGYRHYLEDLSPFATQQGVKGAEFERVVVLIDDEEGQNQRQFSYGKYFGMAPLSETDQENIAAGEDNVIDRTRRLFYVCCSRATRDLAVVMFVPDVAAARARVEAAGIFPPEDIIDEGTLEAMLA, encoded by the coding sequence ATGACGCGTCGCGTTGGACAACCAGATACTCAGGCAGACTTGGAACTGCGCGCGTGCCTCGATGAGCGGCCCCAGAGAAGCTTTGTCATGGTCGCTGGCGCGGGTTCTGGCAAGACGACTTCGCTGGTGAAGGCGCTGGCGCACATTGCGCAGACGCGGCGACGGGATCTTCACACTCGCGGACAGCGCATTGCTTGCATCACATACACCGAGATAGCGGTCAATGAGATCTGGGGTGATGTGGGGAACGATCCGCTGTTCCATGTTTCGACGATTCACAGCTTCCTGTGGACGGTAGTGCGTCCGTTCCAGATTAATCTGAAAGCCTGGGTGATCGCCCGGGTCCAGGAAAAGATTAACGAGGCTCAGGCGCACCATGACAGGCCGAGAACTCGCCAGGCAACACGCGAGCGTTTGGTGGCCGATATCGCCCGGTATCACCAGCAGCTCTTGGATCTAGAACAGCGGGCCCATTTCAGCTATGGAGCGGGCAGTGACTTGGGCAGGGGTGTCCTTGGTCATTCCGACGTCATCACCGCAGCGGTGGACCTGATCGACCAAAGTCAGTTGCTTCGCGATGTCGTCGCGAGCCGGTATCCGGTGGTGTTTATCGACGAAAGCCAAGACACCCGACCCGAGATCGTCGCGGCGTTCCGCAGCATCGCCGAGACCACGCCCGTGCAGTTTTGCCTGGGATTCTTCGGGGACCCGATGCAAAAAATCTACACGGATGGCGCCGGCGCTATCGAGGTGCCGGAGGGTTGGAGGCTCATCGCCAAGCCGGAGAACTTCAGGTGTCCGCAGCGGGTCCTGCGCGTCGTGAATGCGGTCCGCCATCCGGGGGATGGCTTGGTTCAGACGCGCGGTCGGATGGCTTGGGCCGACGACGTGCTGGTTCCGGTTGAAGGCTCGGCCAGAGTTTTCCTGCTTGCGGCCGACCAACTCCGGTCGGCAAAGCTCGGTAAGGTTCGTGAGTGGCTTAGACGCACCAACCAGGATGATCATTGGGTGAGTGAGGATCGCGCGGCCGATGTCCGGGTCTTGGTGGTTGTGCACCGCATGGCGGCAACACGGCTGGGTTTCCCGAACTTGTACTCAGCCTTGAACGACAACGCTCCTTCCAGTATCAAGGAGGGCCTCAAGGACGGAAGCTCTTGGCCGCTTCGGGTATTCCTGACGTACTTGGTTCCCTTGGCTATGGCAGTGGATGAGGACCGCGCGTTCGACGTAATGAGCCTGCTGCGTGGCCAGTGTCCGCTGTTGGCACCCGCACGACTGGGAGGCGAAGGCGCCAACGTGACTCTAGCCACGCTGCAGGCTTCCACCAACGAGCTCGCACGGCGCATGCGTTCAAACGATACATCGCTTCGGGACATACTCCTTTTCGCGGCCGAAGCTGAGATGCTGCAACTCGACGAAGCGTGGTCCAGGCATCTCGCGGCCGAAGGAGGAGAGGCTATAGACGGCGAAGATCCAGAGGCTGTGTCCGTGTCTGCGTTCCTGGACTGCCGCGTTGCCGAGTTGAAGGGCTACCGTCATTACCTGGAAGATCTATCCCCGTTCGCGACCCAGCAGGGTGTGAAAGGCGCTGAGTTCGAGCGCGTGGTGGTCCTGATTGACGACGAGGAGGGGCAAAATCAGCGGCAGTTTTCCTACGGAAAGTATTTCGGTATGGCTCCGTTGTCGGAAACGGACCAAGAGAACATCGCAGCTGGCGAAGACAACGTCATAGACCGCACCCGGCGCCTGTTCTATGTGTGCTGCTCACGCGCAACGCGCGATCTTGCAGTTGTCATGTTCGTGCCCGACGTTGCCGCCGCCCGTGCGCGGGTCGAGGCGGCCGGCATCTTTCCGCCAGAGGACATCATCGATGAGGGGACTCTGGAAGCGATGCTCGCATGA
- a CDS encoding nitronate monooxygenase — MKTRITELLGIRYPIVQGGMQWVGRAELAAAVSNAGGLGIVTALTQPTPDDLRREVERTRALTDKPFGVNLTILPAVKPPPYAEYVQAIIDSGVKIVETAGNSPKDFIEALKRHDVKIVHKCTSVRHALSAERNGVDAVSVDGFECAGHPGEDDVPGLILLPIAARKLRIPIIASGGIADGRGMAAALALGAEGVNMGTRFCVTQEAPIHDNIKQALVDASERDTKLMFRTMRNTARVFRNAISEEVVATENRPGGCEFEEIRPLVAGARGRAALESGAVQDGVVSAGQCIGLIDDIPTCAELLERMVRECREHLDRARGWMD, encoded by the coding sequence ATGAAGACCCGCATCACCGAGCTGCTCGGCATCCGCTACCCGATCGTGCAGGGCGGCATGCAGTGGGTGGGCCGCGCCGAACTGGCCGCGGCCGTCTCCAACGCCGGCGGGCTGGGCATCGTGACCGCGCTCACGCAGCCCACGCCCGACGACCTGCGCCGCGAGGTCGAGCGCACCCGCGCGCTTACCGACAAGCCCTTCGGCGTGAACCTCACCATCCTGCCGGCCGTGAAGCCGCCGCCCTATGCCGAGTACGTGCAGGCGATCATCGACAGCGGCGTGAAGATCGTGGAGACCGCGGGCAACAGCCCGAAGGACTTCATCGAGGCGCTCAAGCGCCACGACGTGAAGATCGTCCACAAGTGCACCTCGGTGCGCCATGCGCTGTCGGCCGAACGCAATGGCGTCGACGCCGTGTCGGTCGACGGCTTCGAGTGCGCGGGCCATCCGGGCGAGGACGACGTGCCGGGCCTGATCCTGCTGCCGATCGCGGCACGCAAGCTGCGCATTCCCATCATCGCCTCGGGCGGCATCGCCGACGGCCGCGGCATGGCGGCCGCGCTCGCGCTGGGCGCCGAGGGCGTGAACATGGGCACGCGCTTCTGCGTGACCCAGGAAGCGCCGATCCACGACAACATCAAGCAGGCGCTGGTCGATGCGAGCGAGCGCGACACCAAGCTGATGTTCCGCACCATGCGCAACACCGCGCGCGTGTTCCGCAACGCGATCTCCGAAGAAGTGGTGGCCACGGAGAACCGTCCGGGCGGCTGCGAGTTCGAGGAGATCCGTCCGCTGGTGGCTGGCGCGCGCGGCCGCGCGGCGCTGGAGTCGGGCGCGGTGCAGGACGGCGTGGTCTCGGCTGGCCAGTGCATCGGGTTGATCGACGACATTCCGACTTGCGCGGAACTGCTGGAACGCATGGTGCGCGAGTGCCGCGAGCATCTGGACCGGGCTCGGGGCTGGATGGACTGA
- a CDS encoding electron transfer flavoprotein subunit alpha/FixB family protein — protein MTALVIAEHDHASIKPATLNTVTAALACGGDVHVLVAVANAAEAAKAAAQIAGVTKVIAADSPSLAENLAENVAAQVLAIASNYTHILFPSTANGKNVAPRVAAKLDVAQISDITKVDSPDTFERPIYAGNAIATVQSSDATKVITVRTTGFDAAAATGGSATVETAEGVADSGKSSFVGREVTKSERPELTAAKIIVSGGRALGSAEKFTEVMAPLADKLNAGLGASRAAVDAGYAPNDWQVGQTGKIVAPQLYIAAGISGAIQHLAGMKDSKVIVAINKDEEAPIFSVADYGLVADLFTAVPELVKTL, from the coding sequence ATGACCGCACTCGTCATTGCCGAACACGACCACGCCAGCATCAAGCCGGCCACCCTCAACACCGTGACCGCCGCGCTCGCCTGCGGTGGCGACGTCCACGTGCTCGTGGCCGTTGCCAACGCGGCCGAAGCCGCCAAGGCCGCCGCCCAGATCGCCGGTGTCACCAAGGTCATCGCCGCCGACAGCCCAAGCCTCGCCGAGAACCTGGCCGAGAACGTCGCGGCGCAAGTCCTCGCGATCGCCAGCAACTACACCCACATCCTGTTCCCCTCGACCGCCAACGGCAAGAACGTCGCGCCGCGCGTGGCCGCCAAGCTCGACGTCGCGCAGATCAGCGACATCACCAAGGTCGACAGCCCCGACACCTTCGAGCGCCCGATCTACGCCGGCAACGCCATTGCCACCGTGCAGAGCAGCGATGCGACCAAGGTCATCACCGTTCGCACCACCGGCTTCGACGCCGCGGCCGCCACCGGTGGCAGCGCAACGGTCGAGACCGCCGAAGGCGTGGCCGACAGCGGCAAGAGCAGCTTCGTGGGCCGCGAGGTCACGAAGAGCGAGCGCCCCGAACTGACGGCCGCCAAGATCATCGTCTCGGGTGGCCGTGCCCTGGGCAGCGCCGAGAAGTTCACCGAAGTGATGGCCCCGCTGGCCGACAAGCTCAACGCGGGCCTGGGTGCCAGCCGCGCGGCCGTCGACGCGGGCTATGCGCCGAACGACTGGCAAGTGGGCCAGACCGGCAAGATCGTCGCGCCGCAGCTGTACATCGCCGCGGGCATCTCGGGTGCCATCCAGCATCTGGCCGGCATGAAGGACTCCAAGGTGATCGTGGCGATCAACAAGGACGAGGAAGCGCCGATCTTCTCGGTGGCCGACTACGGCCTCGTGGCCGACCTGTTCACGGCCGTGCCCGAGCTGGTGAAGACGCTGTAA
- a CDS encoding electron transfer flavoprotein subunit beta/FixA family protein, which yields MKILVPVKRVLDYNVKVRVKSDGTGVDIANVKMSMNPFDEIAVEEAVRLKEKGVVTEVIAVSCGDAKSQETLRTAMAIGADRGILVETSEELQPLAVAKLLKALVDKEQPQLIILGKQAIDDDANQTGQMLAALADLPQATFASKVEVAGDKANVTREVDGGLETVSLTLPAVITTDLRLNEPRYVTLPNIMKAKKKQLDTFKPEDLGVDVKPRLKTLKVSEPPKRGAGIKVPDVATLVDKLKNEAKVI from the coding sequence ATGAAGATTCTCGTGCCCGTCAAACGGGTCCTCGACTACAACGTGAAGGTGCGCGTCAAGAGCGACGGCACGGGCGTGGACATCGCCAACGTCAAGATGAGCATGAACCCCTTCGACGAGATCGCCGTCGAAGAGGCCGTGCGGTTGAAGGAGAAGGGCGTGGTGACCGAGGTCATCGCCGTCTCGTGCGGCGATGCCAAGTCGCAGGAAACCCTGCGCACCGCGATGGCCATCGGTGCCGACCGCGGCATCCTGGTCGAGACCTCGGAAGAGCTGCAGCCGCTGGCCGTCGCCAAGCTGCTCAAGGCGCTGGTCGACAAGGAACAGCCGCAGCTGATCATCCTCGGCAAGCAGGCCATCGACGACGATGCCAACCAGACCGGCCAGATGCTGGCCGCGCTGGCCGACCTGCCTCAAGCCACCTTCGCCTCGAAGGTCGAAGTCGCCGGCGACAAGGCCAACGTGACGCGTGAAGTCGACGGCGGCCTCGAGACCGTCTCGCTCACGCTGCCGGCCGTCATCACGACCGACCTGCGCCTCAACGAGCCGCGCTACGTCACGCTGCCCAACATCATGAAGGCCAAGAAGAAGCAGCTCGACACCTTCAAGCCCGAGGACCTCGGCGTGGACGTCAAGCCGCGCCTGAAGACCCTGAAGGTCTCGGAACCGCCGAAGCGCGGTGCCGGCATCAAGGTGCCCGATGTGGCGACCCTGGTGGACAAGCTGAAGAACGAAGCCAAAGTGATCTGA
- a CDS encoding tripartite tricarboxylate transporter substrate binding protein → MTITRHPTRRALLRATTAGAAALLALAHAPAQAQAPYPNKPIRMVVPFQAGGATDVLARVLGQKMAAGLGQPVVIDNKPGAAGIIGTDMVAKAAPDGYTIVFSLSNSLLTNEFLYEKLPYDTQRDLTLVYQVAMGPLVLVVHPSVPAKTAPELLKYVAANKGKVAYGSYGVGAYPHLAGAHMSLTQQADMNHVAYKGEAPMMQDLIGGQIQMAYASALVAKPHIDAGKVRAIGVSGERRMAALPTVPTMAEQGLKDEAYRVTGWLAFAVPAKTPKPIVDRIAEEVRKASQQPDVRERIAAMGFELKDSSPEHFAAAWKAERPIWERLIKQSGAKLE, encoded by the coding sequence ATGACCATCACCCGACACCCGACCCGTCGCGCGCTGCTGCGCGCCACCACCGCAGGCGCCGCCGCGCTGCTCGCGCTGGCTCATGCGCCGGCCCAGGCCCAGGCGCCTTATCCGAACAAGCCGATCCGCATGGTCGTGCCCTTCCAGGCCGGCGGCGCCACCGACGTGCTCGCGCGCGTGCTGGGCCAGAAGATGGCGGCCGGCCTCGGCCAGCCCGTGGTGATCGACAACAAGCCCGGCGCGGCCGGCATCATCGGCACCGACATGGTCGCCAAGGCAGCGCCCGATGGCTACACCATCGTCTTCTCGCTGAGCAATTCGCTCCTGACCAACGAGTTCCTCTACGAGAAGCTGCCCTACGACACGCAGCGCGACCTCACGCTGGTCTACCAGGTGGCGATGGGGCCGCTGGTGCTGGTGGTGCATCCCAGCGTGCCGGCCAAGACCGCGCCCGAACTGCTGAAGTACGTGGCCGCGAACAAGGGCAAGGTCGCCTATGGCTCGTACGGCGTGGGCGCCTACCCGCACCTGGCGGGCGCGCACATGAGCCTCACGCAGCAGGCCGACATGAACCACGTCGCCTACAAGGGCGAGGCGCCGATGATGCAGGACCTGATCGGCGGCCAGATCCAGATGGCCTATGCGAGCGCGCTGGTCGCCAAGCCGCACATCGACGCGGGCAAGGTGCGGGCCATCGGCGTGAGCGGCGAACGCCGCATGGCCGCGCTGCCCACCGTGCCGACGATGGCCGAGCAGGGCTTGAAGGACGAGGCCTACCGCGTGACCGGCTGGCTTGCCTTCGCCGTGCCCGCCAAGACGCCCAAGCCCATCGTGGACCGCATCGCCGAGGAAGTGCGCAAGGCCTCGCAGCAGCCCGACGTGCGCGAGCGCATCGCGGCCATGGGCTTCGAGCTCAAGGACAGCTCGCCCGAACACTTCGCCGCCGCCTGGAAGGCCGAGCGGCCGATCTGGGAGCGCCTCATCAAGCAGTCGGGCGCGAAGCTCGAGTGA